In one window of Nocardia brasiliensis DNA:
- a CDS encoding methyltransferase encodes MTMPELRDAAAIKQLANAFCHAKLLLTAHEVGVFDWLAANEPADAARIAAGTALHPRGVGDLLRGLTLLGLLTEDAAGYRNSPLVARTLVPGTPEYLGGFLRRADHMLYPTWGSLDAALRTGEPQAAGAGPEAFLGMLADPKQRAQYLRMMDSASTPVAHRLAEVVDWSRYRSFADIGGCRGNLASILLGRHTHLRATVFDLTPMGPEFDAHLSARGVADRAEFVAGDFFADPLPEADVLILGHVLHNWSSAERAKLVDKAFQAVRPGGALLVYDAMYTGEPADLARVLVSLNMLLVTAGGSEYPVAEAIDWLTAAGCTSHSTVPLGGSDTLVIAHKAPARKDSER; translated from the coding sequence ATGACCATGCCGGAACTGCGCGACGCCGCCGCGATCAAACAGCTCGCCAACGCCTTCTGCCACGCCAAACTGCTGCTCACCGCGCACGAGGTCGGCGTATTCGACTGGCTCGCCGCCAACGAACCCGCCGACGCGGCCCGGATCGCGGCGGGCACCGCCCTGCACCCGCGCGGCGTCGGTGACCTGCTGCGCGGCCTGACCCTGCTCGGCCTGCTGACCGAAGACGCGGCGGGGTACCGGAATTCGCCGCTCGTCGCGCGCACCCTGGTCCCCGGCACGCCCGAGTACCTCGGCGGCTTCCTGCGCCGCGCCGACCACATGCTGTACCCGACCTGGGGTTCGCTCGATGCCGCGCTGCGCACCGGCGAACCGCAGGCGGCCGGTGCCGGACCGGAAGCGTTCCTGGGCATGCTCGCCGACCCGAAGCAGCGGGCCCAGTACCTGCGCATGATGGATTCGGCGTCGACGCCGGTCGCGCACCGCCTGGCAGAGGTGGTCGACTGGTCGCGATATCGGAGCTTCGCCGATATCGGCGGCTGCCGCGGCAACCTCGCGAGCATCCTGCTCGGGCGGCACACGCATTTGCGGGCAACGGTTTTCGACCTCACGCCGATGGGCCCGGAATTCGACGCCCACCTGTCCGCCCGAGGCGTCGCGGATCGCGCCGAGTTCGTCGCCGGTGACTTCTTCGCCGATCCGCTACCTGAAGCCGACGTGCTGATTCTCGGCCACGTGCTGCACAACTGGTCGAGTGCCGAACGAGCGAAGCTGGTGGACAAGGCGTTTCAGGCGGTGCGGCCGGGCGGGGCGCTGCTCGTCTACGACGCCATGTACACCGGTGAGCCCGCGGATCTGGCACGGGTGCTGGTGAGCCTCAACATGCTGCTGGTCACCGCGGGCGGCTCGGAGTACCCGGTGGCCGAGGCCATCGACTGGCTCACCGCCGCGGGATGCACCAGCCACTCCACGGTGCCGCTGGGTGGTTCCGACACCCTGGTGATCGCGCACAAGGCCCCCGCGAGAAAGGACAGCGAGCGATGA
- a CDS encoding VC0807 family protein, which yields MSPTNKPRYRALAAAAPMALDMAAPVVSFVVLHLVFGVSPVIALSVGAVVAGLRTVWRVVTERRVNAFSVMILVMLLATLLLVFITGDPRLVLAKSAVMPFVGGVYGLLTNYVGRAVVFDVVAPFVTKGEPRLVAAWEGAWAHDARFRDRLRLINLLWGAGFIVSAVVRVVIIYSTPLDVAVFAGQLPTLITLPTLIFTTVRLSGPLRAALRRDSAGAAGDAAAAPVLEPSFSRTSPAAERDSVVEA from the coding sequence ATGAGCCCGACGAACAAGCCGCGCTATCGCGCGCTCGCCGCGGCCGCGCCCATGGCGCTCGACATGGCCGCGCCGGTGGTCAGTTTCGTGGTGCTGCACCTCGTCTTCGGCGTATCGCCGGTCATCGCCCTGTCGGTCGGCGCGGTGGTGGCCGGACTGCGCACGGTGTGGCGGGTGGTCACCGAACGCCGGGTGAACGCATTCTCGGTGATGATCCTGGTGATGCTGCTCGCCACGCTGCTGCTGGTGTTCATCACCGGTGACCCGCGACTGGTGCTGGCCAAGTCGGCGGTGATGCCGTTCGTCGGTGGCGTGTACGGACTGCTCACGAATTACGTCGGGCGCGCGGTGGTTTTCGATGTCGTCGCGCCGTTCGTGACCAAGGGCGAGCCGCGGTTGGTGGCGGCATGGGAAGGCGCCTGGGCACACGACGCGCGGTTCCGGGATCGGCTGCGGCTGATCAACCTGCTGTGGGGCGCCGGGTTCATCGTCTCGGCCGTGGTCAGAGTGGTCATCATCTACAGCACGCCGCTGGATGTCGCCGTGTTCGCCGGGCAGCTCCCGACGCTGATCACACTGCCGACTCTGATCTTCACGACGGTGCGCCTGTCCGGGCCGTTGCGGGCGGCGTTGCGCCGCGACAGCGCGGGCGCGGCGGGGGACGCGGCCGCAGCGCCGGTCCTGGAACCCAGCTTCTCGCGCACTTCGCCCGCGGCGGAGCGTGATTCGGTCGTCGAAGCCTGA
- a CDS encoding glycosyltransferase: MARIVFTTQPASGHLRPLVPIARAARVRGHEVAVLAPRPQAAELAAYGLPHLIGGYDWRAEVASWLPANLSELDFAAAADVFRTLGRRMSEGFAGHMGQATCADLLTLAQDWRPDLVIRELDELGGYLAAEVLGIPHVSIASFGGVDAMTGAELAARLDEGRARFGLAPDPAGARLYHYLHANFLPAEYSAAEMILPNTRCYRHPNAGFQSDRLPGWLADLDLDRPFVFAGFGTIVYGLPGADGFVRTVIEALGRVDCTAVLAVGAGGKTEAFGALPPNVSLVEFVDQPLMLEGADLFVTHGGLNSMKEAMRLGVPMVNIPVLDDHRHNAVQAEATGTTTVVPLDEVSVEAIAHACTWTLTEPGFRRCARRLQRRIHALPGVDVLLDDLEALL, translated from the coding sequence ATGGCACGCATCGTCTTCACCACCCAACCGGCCAGCGGGCACCTGCGTCCGCTGGTACCGATCGCCAGAGCCGCCCGCGTGCGCGGGCACGAGGTGGCCGTGCTCGCGCCGCGGCCGCAGGCCGCCGAGCTCGCGGCCTACGGGTTGCCGCACCTGATCGGCGGGTACGACTGGCGCGCGGAGGTGGCGAGCTGGCTGCCCGCCAACCTGAGCGAGCTGGACTTCGCCGCCGCCGCCGACGTGTTCCGGACACTCGGCCGTCGTATGTCGGAGGGCTTCGCGGGCCACATGGGACAGGCCACGTGCGCGGATCTGCTGACGCTGGCCCAGGATTGGCGGCCGGATCTGGTCATCCGGGAACTGGACGAGCTCGGCGGCTACCTCGCCGCGGAAGTGCTTGGCATTCCCCATGTTTCGATCGCGTCGTTCGGCGGCGTCGACGCGATGACCGGCGCCGAACTGGCCGCGCGACTGGACGAGGGCAGGGCGCGGTTCGGCCTGGCGCCCGACCCGGCAGGCGCGCGGCTCTACCACTACCTGCACGCCAACTTCCTCCCTGCGGAGTACTCCGCCGCGGAGATGATCCTGCCCAACACCCGGTGCTATCGGCATCCGAACGCGGGCTTCCAGAGCGACCGGCTGCCCGGCTGGCTGGCCGATCTCGACCTGGACCGGCCGTTCGTGTTCGCCGGCTTCGGCACCATCGTCTACGGCTTGCCCGGCGCGGACGGCTTCGTGCGCACCGTGATCGAGGCGCTGGGCCGGGTCGACTGCACGGCCGTGCTCGCGGTCGGTGCGGGCGGCAAGACCGAGGCGTTCGGTGCGCTGCCGCCGAATGTCTCGCTGGTGGAGTTCGTCGATCAGCCGCTGATGCTCGAGGGGGCCGACCTGTTCGTCACCCACGGCGGGCTGAACAGTATGAAGGAGGCGATGCGGCTCGGGGTGCCGATGGTGAACATTCCCGTGCTCGACGACCATCGCCACAATGCCGTGCAGGCCGAGGCCACCGGCACCACCACCGTTGTTCCCCTGGACGAAGTCTCGGTCGAGGCGATCGCGCACGCCTGCACTTGGACACTGACCGAGCCGGGCTTCCGCCGCTGCGCACGCCGCCTGCAGCGTCGGATCCACGCGCTACCCGGGGTCGACGTGTTGCTCGATGATCTGGAGGCCCTGCTATGA
- a CDS encoding NAD-dependent epimerase/dehydratase family protein — translation MTRTAVVIGGSGYLGRGIGEFLAAHGWRVVPVGRAEFDVAAAPIAALTELLSGAELVVNAAGALWQVSDAQMVTANTVLMQRLLDAVTALPRPAMVVQLGSVYEYGSGHGGTVDESTPPRPETAYGRTKLAATEALRRWPGDGVVLRCSTVIGARAPRAGLLGSIAHRLAELSVEDAVPRVLELPALRGSVDVLDLRDLGAAVLAAANAPAAAADAAVVNIASGAAVPVEFAVHRLIELSGVAVRLVGVGGAGSPRAAAGAPPISIERAYRRLGWAPRFALDDTLRALWRYTSEARTGASNT, via the coding sequence GTGACGCGCACGGCGGTGGTGATCGGCGGTTCTGGGTATCTGGGTCGCGGCATCGGCGAGTTCCTGGCCGCGCACGGGTGGCGGGTGGTGCCCGTCGGGCGCGCCGAATTCGATGTGGCCGCCGCGCCGATCGCGGCGCTGACCGAGCTGCTGTCCGGCGCCGAGCTCGTCGTCAACGCGGCGGGCGCGCTGTGGCAGGTGAGCGACGCGCAGATGGTGACGGCGAATACCGTGCTGATGCAACGCCTGCTCGACGCCGTGACCGCGCTGCCGCGGCCCGCCATGGTCGTCCAGCTCGGCTCGGTGTACGAGTACGGATCGGGGCACGGCGGCACGGTCGACGAGTCGACGCCGCCCCGTCCCGAAACCGCGTACGGCCGAACCAAACTCGCCGCCACCGAAGCGTTGCGCCGCTGGCCGGGTGACGGCGTGGTGCTGCGCTGTTCGACGGTGATCGGGGCGCGGGCGCCGCGTGCGGGCCTGCTCGGGTCGATCGCGCATCGGCTGGCCGAGCTCTCGGTCGAGGATGCCGTGCCGCGGGTGCTCGAGTTGCCTGCGCTGCGCGGCTCGGTCGACGTGCTCGACCTGCGCGACCTGGGTGCCGCGGTGCTGGCGGCGGCGAACGCGCCGGCCGCGGCGGCGGATGCGGCGGTGGTCAATATCGCCTCGGGCGCCGCGGTGCCGGTCGAGTTCGCGGTGCACCGCCTGATCGAACTGAGCGGGGTCGCGGTGCGGCTGGTCGGCGTCGGCGGCGCGGGCTCGCCACGGGCGGCGGCCGGTGCGCCGCCGATCTCGATCGAGCGGGCATACCGGCGGCTGGGCTGGGCGCCGCGCTTCGCTCTCGACGACACGCTGCGGGCGCTCTGGCGCTACACCAGTGAGGCTCGAACCGGTGCGAGTAACACATGA
- a CDS encoding FAD-dependent oxidoreductase, whose protein sequence is MHVVIAGAGVGGLCLAQGLRKNGIETTVLERDPSAHARFQGLRLRIDAHGRAALSACLPDNLYELAMATANPLYMSRGIGLDEQLREIFSVRRPDGPVDPARASTVVNRKTLRQILLTGLGDSVHFDTAVVGYETGDRVRVHTGDGTTWVADVLVGADGIGSAVRGQLLPEIGLLDTGLRAIYGQMNLDQDNLSWVPPVLFGGSRPVLAPGPKTLACGIFQPQTEVGAAVRRFAPGSAIDPVHSYLKWTLVAPREVFGLDEAALFALTPARLHELALEHTIDWSPLLRRIMAESLVDEVFPLSIRVTEPGAQWSPSRVTLLGDAIHATAPVGGIGANTALRDAAALSEYLALALVDGVDPVVAIGRYESEMREYGYAAVRDSLHGSEQLFRTGPLVEGGAAR, encoded by the coding sequence ATGCATGTGGTGATCGCGGGCGCGGGCGTCGGCGGACTGTGCCTGGCCCAGGGCCTGCGCAAGAACGGGATCGAGACCACCGTGCTCGAGCGCGACCCGTCCGCGCACGCGCGGTTCCAGGGTCTGCGGCTGCGCATCGACGCACACGGCCGCGCGGCACTGTCGGCCTGTCTGCCGGACAACCTCTACGAGCTGGCCATGGCCACCGCCAATCCGCTGTACATGTCTCGCGGCATCGGGCTCGACGAGCAACTGCGCGAGATCTTCTCGGTGCGGCGCCCGGACGGGCCGGTCGATCCGGCGCGCGCCAGCACCGTCGTGAATCGCAAGACGCTGCGCCAGATTCTGTTGACCGGTCTCGGCGACAGCGTGCACTTCGACACCGCGGTGGTCGGTTACGAGACCGGGGATCGGGTGCGGGTGCACACCGGTGACGGAACCACCTGGGTGGCCGACGTTCTGGTCGGCGCCGACGGCATCGGCTCGGCGGTGCGCGGCCAGCTGCTGCCCGAGATCGGCCTGCTCGACACCGGATTGCGCGCGATCTACGGCCAGATGAACCTGGACCAGGACAACCTCTCCTGGGTGCCCCCTGTGCTGTTCGGCGGTTCGCGGCCGGTGCTCGCGCCCGGCCCGAAAACCCTGGCGTGCGGCATCTTTCAACCGCAGACCGAGGTCGGCGCGGCCGTGCGCCGGTTCGCTCCCGGCAGTGCGATCGATCCGGTGCACAGCTACCTGAAGTGGACGTTGGTCGCGCCGCGTGAGGTTTTCGGCCTCGACGAGGCAGCCTTGTTCGCACTCACGCCCGCCCGGTTGCACGAGCTGGCTCTCGAACACACCATCGACTGGAGCCCCCTGCTGCGCCGGATCATGGCGGAATCGCTGGTGGACGAGGTCTTTCCGCTCTCCATCCGGGTCACCGAGCCCGGGGCGCAGTGGTCGCCGAGCAGAGTGACCTTGCTCGGCGACGCGATCCACGCGACCGCGCCGGTGGGCGGCATCGGCGCCAATACCGCGCTGCGCGACGCGGCCGCGCTGAGCGAATACCTCGCGCTGGCCCTGGTCGACGGCGTGGACCCGGTCGTGGCGATCGGCAGGTACGAGTCCGAGATGCGGGAGTACGGCTATGCGGCCGTGCGCGATTCGCTGCACGGATCCGAACAACTGTTCCGGACCGGACCTCTGGTGGAAGGCGGTGCTGCCCGATGA
- the rfbH gene encoding lipopolysaccharide biosynthesis protein RfbH, which produces MPSEPIPADDDVLDLVRALHHRRRPRTFEPGVTPIPSSGAVLDADDRVALVEQALELRIASGATALRFERLFAKAIGVRRAHLTNSGSSANLLALATLTTAELEERALKPGDEVITVAASFPTTVNPILQHGMVPVFVDIELGTYNTTVDRVRAAIGPRTRAIMMAHTLGNPFPAAEIAELAAEHGLFLIEDNCDAVLSTYQGQTTGTFGDFATVSFYPAHHITMGEGGCVLTDNLALAKLAESMRDWGRDCWCEPGEDNRCRKRFDQDFGALPSGYDHKYVFSHIGYNLKTTDIQAGLGLSQLRKLPDFVAARRRNWTRLRDGLAGVPWLLLPHATPGSDPSWFGFVLTVADDAPFDRRAIVDFLLARNIHTRFLFAGNLLRQPAYRHAPHRIADRLTNSDIVTERTFWVGVYPGLTDEMIDYVVAVIREFATRPVHGVR; this is translated from the coding sequence GTGCCTAGTGAGCCGATACCGGCGGATGACGATGTCCTGGACCTGGTGCGCGCGCTGCACCACCGCCGCAGGCCGCGGACCTTCGAGCCGGGCGTGACCCCGATCCCCAGTTCCGGCGCGGTGCTGGACGCGGACGACCGGGTCGCCCTGGTCGAACAGGCGCTGGAGCTGCGGATCGCCTCCGGCGCCACCGCCTTACGCTTCGAGCGGTTGTTCGCCAAGGCCATCGGCGTGCGCCGCGCGCACCTGACCAATTCGGGGTCGTCGGCGAACCTGCTCGCCCTCGCGACGCTCACTACCGCAGAACTCGAGGAGCGGGCGCTCAAACCCGGCGACGAGGTGATCACCGTGGCGGCCAGCTTCCCGACCACGGTCAACCCGATCCTGCAGCACGGCATGGTGCCGGTATTCGTCGATATCGAACTGGGCACCTACAACACGACGGTGGACCGGGTCCGCGCCGCGATCGGGCCGCGCACCAGGGCGATCATGATGGCGCACACGCTCGGCAATCCGTTCCCGGCCGCCGAGATCGCCGAGTTGGCCGCCGAGCACGGGCTGTTCCTGATCGAGGACAACTGCGACGCGGTGCTGTCCACCTATCAGGGCCAGACCACCGGGACATTCGGCGATTTCGCGACGGTGAGCTTCTATCCCGCGCACCACATCACCATGGGTGAGGGCGGCTGCGTGCTCACCGACAACCTGGCGTTGGCCAAACTCGCGGAGTCGATGCGGGATTGGGGCCGCGACTGCTGGTGCGAGCCGGGTGAGGACAACCGGTGCCGCAAACGATTCGACCAGGATTTCGGCGCGCTGCCGTCCGGGTACGACCATAAATACGTCTTCTCGCATATCGGCTACAACTTGAAGACCACCGATATCCAGGCCGGGCTCGGCCTGAGTCAATTGCGTAAATTGCCGGATTTCGTGGCCGCGCGGCGGCGTAACTGGACGCGTTTACGTGACGGACTCGCCGGCGTCCCGTGGCTGCTGCTGCCGCACGCGACGCCGGGCAGCGATCCGAGCTGGTTCGGCTTCGTGCTGACCGTGGCCGACGACGCGCCGTTCGACCGGCGCGCGATCGTGGACTTCCTGCTCGCCCGCAATATCCACACCAGATTCCTGTTCGCCGGAAACCTGTTGCGTCAGCCCGCTTATCGGCACGCTCCGCATCGCATCGCGGACCGGTTGACCAACAGCGACATCGTGACCGAGCGCACCTTCTGGGTGGGCGTCTATCCCGGATTGACCGACGAGATGATCGACTACGTGGTCGCGGTCATCCGGGAATTCGCCACCCGCCCGGTCCATGGCGTCCGCTGA
- a CDS encoding aminotransferase class I/II-fold pyridoxal phosphate-dependent enzyme, with the protein MTTKQHRADLAMFGGTPAFESPVVFGRPNIGNRAALFDRFDRMLDARWLSNGGELSREFERRVAELAGTRYCVATCNATSALQLAVRAAGLRGEVIVPAFTFAATAHAAAWLGARPVFCDVDPWTGSADPRAVEELITADTTGILGVHIWGRPRALEAMQDVADRHGLALIYDSAHAFGCGYAGRPIGGFGTAEVFSFHSTKFVNTFEGGALVTDDRELAENAARMRNFGIAGGDEVVSVGTNAKLSEAAAAMGLTSLDSMDYFVARNRENYHRYRQGLRGVDGLLLLDIDETQRSNYQYLVVDCDTERIGVTRDDVLALLAAENVYTRRYFYPGCHRMAPYRTDRAFPGTDRVARDTFVLPTGADLAPADITRLCDLLAFIAANGFEIRAAIGNSGQAA; encoded by the coding sequence ATGACGACCAAGCAGCACCGCGCCGACCTCGCGATGTTCGGCGGCACACCGGCTTTCGAGTCTCCCGTGGTCTTCGGCAGGCCCAATATCGGCAATCGGGCCGCGCTATTCGATCGATTCGACCGGATGCTCGACGCCAGATGGCTGTCCAACGGCGGCGAACTCAGCCGCGAGTTCGAGCGCCGCGTCGCCGAACTCGCGGGCACCCGCTACTGCGTCGCCACCTGCAACGCCACCTCCGCGCTGCAATTGGCCGTGCGGGCAGCCGGATTGCGCGGTGAGGTCATCGTGCCCGCGTTCACCTTCGCCGCCACCGCGCACGCCGCCGCCTGGCTCGGCGCGCGACCGGTGTTCTGCGATGTGGACCCGTGGACCGGCAGCGCCGATCCACGCGCGGTGGAAGAACTGATTACCGCGGACACCACCGGCATTCTGGGCGTGCACATCTGGGGCAGGCCGCGCGCGCTGGAGGCGATGCAGGACGTCGCCGACCGGCACGGGCTAGCCCTGATCTACGACTCGGCGCACGCCTTCGGCTGCGGATACGCGGGCAGGCCCATCGGCGGCTTCGGCACGGCCGAGGTGTTCAGCTTCCACTCGACCAAATTCGTGAACACCTTCGAGGGCGGTGCGCTGGTCACCGACGACCGGGAGCTAGCCGAAAACGCCGCGCGGATGCGGAATTTCGGCATCGCGGGCGGCGACGAGGTCGTCTCGGTCGGCACCAACGCGAAGTTGAGCGAGGCCGCCGCGGCGATGGGCCTGACCTCGCTGGACTCGATGGATTACTTCGTCGCTCGGAATCGGGAGAACTATCACCGGTATCGGCAGGGGCTGCGCGGCGTCGACGGGCTGCTGCTGCTCGACATCGACGAGACCCAGCGCAGCAACTACCAGTACCTGGTGGTCGACTGTGACACCGAGCGGATCGGCGTCACCCGCGACGACGTGCTGGCCCTGCTGGCCGCCGAAAACGTCTACACCAGAAGATATTTCTACCCCGGCTGCCACCGCATGGCCCCGTATCGGACCGACCGCGCCTTCCCCGGCACCGATCGCGTCGCCCGCGACACCTTCGTGCTGCCCACCGGCGCCGACCTGGCGCCCGCCGACATCACCCGCCTCTGCGACCTGCTCGCCTTCATCGCCGCCAACGGATTCGAGATCCGCGCGGCCATCGGGAACAGCGGCCAGGCGGCGTAG
- a CDS encoding DUF1772 domain-containing protein, protein MVRVVATVVVLLGNGVLAGVLVAVAIGLVPMFAALPASDYVRVHTLAGRYFDRIMPPMVVCSIAADILLAVDTDSPVSRPLFAGAALTQLGVSLVSQFGNVPLNRQARATDPAAIPPGWDDPRARWRTLHLLRTVLALVALLANAIAVAVR, encoded by the coding sequence GTGGTCAGGGTGGTAGCGACAGTCGTGGTGTTGCTGGGCAACGGGGTGCTGGCCGGGGTGCTCGTCGCGGTGGCGATCGGGCTGGTCCCGATGTTCGCCGCGTTACCGGCGTCGGATTACGTGCGGGTGCACACGCTGGCCGGTCGATATTTCGACCGGATCATGCCGCCGATGGTGGTGTGCAGCATCGCCGCGGACATCCTGCTCGCCGTCGACACCGATTCTCCGGTGTCACGGCCGCTGTTCGCCGGGGCGGCGCTGACCCAGCTCGGTGTCTCGCTCGTCTCGCAGTTCGGCAACGTGCCGCTGAATCGGCAGGCCCGCGCCACCGATCCGGCCGCGATCCCGCCCGGGTGGGACGACCCGCGCGCACGCTGGCGCACCCTGCATCTGCTGCGCACCGTGCTCGCCCTCGTCGCCCTGCTCGCCAACGCGATCGCGGTGGCCGTGCGATGA
- a CDS encoding tyrosine-protein phosphatase: MTRSDRLRVDRRTVLRLFAVGGLTAAVAHAPAWAAPESFIDITLNLRDIGGYAAADGRRIVSGAVYRSAALSQVNDEQFAVLTKLRPHTVADLRSTQSRAIHGPDRLPPGSVALLAPVGDPDPAPARNKLAQPDSDTLAEFRSYVTSAANRAAFGQVLNTLSASGRSGYLYHCNSGTFVTGWTTATLMTLLGVPRPSVDTEFLLSNEAYGATVARTEYLDAAFAQIQASYQTFDNYIAEGLGVHAAAVSRLRDILLTR, from the coding sequence ATGACCCGATCCGATCGACTCCGGGTGGACCGGCGAACGGTGTTGCGCCTCTTCGCCGTCGGCGGGCTCACCGCCGCGGTCGCGCACGCGCCCGCCTGGGCCGCGCCCGAATCGTTCATCGATATCACCCTGAATCTGCGGGATATCGGCGGCTACGCGGCGGCGGACGGGCGACGCATCGTGTCCGGCGCGGTGTATCGCTCGGCGGCGCTGTCGCAGGTGAACGACGAGCAGTTCGCGGTTTTGACCAAGCTGCGCCCGCACACCGTCGCGGACCTGCGTTCGACCCAGTCCCGCGCCATCCACGGCCCCGACCGGTTGCCGCCCGGCTCCGTCGCGTTGCTCGCCCCGGTCGGCGACCCGGACCCCGCACCCGCGAGGAACAAACTCGCCCAGCCGGATTCGGACACCCTGGCCGAGTTCCGCAGTTACGTGACCTCCGCCGCCAATCGCGCCGCCTTCGGCCAGGTGCTGAACACGCTCTCGGCCAGCGGCCGGTCCGGCTACCTGTACCACTGCAATTCCGGCACCTTCGTCACCGGCTGGACCACCGCAACCCTGATGACCCTGCTCGGCGTCCCCCGCCCGTCCGTCGACACCGAGTTCCTGCTGTCCAACGAGGCCTACGGCGCGACCGTCGCCCGCACCGAATACCTGGACGCGGCCTTCGCCCAAATCCAGGCCTCCTACCAAACTTTCGACAACTACATCGCCGAGGGTCTCGGAGTGCACGCGGCCGCGGTGTCCCGCCTGCGCGACATCCTGCTCACCCGCTGA
- a CDS encoding nucleotide disphospho-sugar-binding domain-containing protein: MRVIICTWAWRSHLTPLVQLGWSLRASGHEVVVASSAGLAAAIQETGLTAVVVGTDVDLHAQAGKYFNWLVEQDGPVRWHDIRHWGAGNVATYRVIAQQAVGPLLAFARRWQPDLIVFDPTTYAGPLVAAVLGIPAVRHLWGIDYTYRTREFEPEALRELCAELGLAAVETLGAATVDPCPPSLQYQTGVERLPIRFAPFNGPVVAADVGLPPPRRPRVCVLGSSAVEQLAGRAIPFVDRVLSGLSGLGLEAVVLARPTAAPAFTDDGETVTFLGPTSLHLLLADCTLVIHQGGGGALMTALHYGLPQLLTPLFTDHVANAEQLAAAGACRWLFGGALEPDAIRKEVRQLLEDNEFRVRSQRLCAEMRAQPPVAQVVDALTELAGAR, encoded by the coding sequence ATGCGCGTCATCATCTGTACGTGGGCATGGCGGTCGCACCTGACCCCGCTGGTGCAGCTCGGCTGGAGTCTGCGCGCGAGCGGTCACGAGGTCGTGGTCGCCAGCTCCGCGGGATTGGCGGCCGCGATCCAGGAGACCGGCTTGACCGCCGTGGTGGTCGGCACGGACGTCGACCTGCACGCGCAGGCCGGTAAGTACTTCAATTGGCTGGTCGAGCAGGACGGACCGGTGCGCTGGCACGACATCCGGCACTGGGGGGCGGGCAATGTCGCGACCTACCGGGTGATCGCGCAACAGGCGGTCGGGCCGCTGCTGGCGTTCGCGCGGCGCTGGCAGCCGGATCTGATCGTGTTCGACCCGACCACCTACGCGGGCCCGCTGGTCGCCGCGGTGCTCGGCATTCCCGCCGTTCGGCACCTCTGGGGCATCGACTACACCTACCGGACAAGGGAATTCGAGCCGGAGGCGCTGCGTGAGCTGTGCGCGGAGCTGGGTTTGGCGGCCGTCGAGACCTTGGGGGCCGCCACGGTCGATCCGTGTCCGCCGTCGCTGCAATACCAGACCGGGGTCGAGCGCTTGCCGATTCGGTTCGCTCCCTTCAACGGACCGGTCGTCGCGGCCGACGTGGGTCTGCCCCCGCCGCGGCGACCACGGGTCTGTGTGCTCGGCAGCAGTGCGGTCGAACAGCTTGCCGGGCGGGCGATTCCGTTCGTCGACCGGGTGCTGTCCGGGCTGTCGGGACTCGGGCTGGAGGCGGTGGTGCTGGCGCGTCCGACGGCGGCTCCGGCCTTCACCGACGACGGGGAGACGGTGACTTTTCTTGGTCCGACCTCGTTGCATCTGTTGCTCGCGGACTGCACCCTCGTCATCCACCAGGGCGGGGGCGGCGCCTTGATGACCGCGCTGCACTACGGGCTGCCGCAGCTGCTCACGCCGCTGTTCACCGATCACGTCGCCAACGCCGAGCAGCTCGCGGCGGCGGGTGCCTGCCGATGGCTGTTCGGCGGCGCCCTCGAGCCCGACGCGATACGCAAGGAGGTGCGGCAGTTGCTGGAAGACAACGAATTCCGGGTGCGGTCGCAGCGGCTGTGCGCCGAGATGCGGGCGCAGCCGCCGGTCGCGCAGGTGGTCGACGCATTGACCGAATTGGCAGGAGCACGCTGA